The genomic window TAGAGTGAGCGCATGGAAGGCCCCGTCCTGCCCCTGGCCGCACCTCGCGCCGAGCGCGCCGACGCCGTTCGCAACCGCAGACACCTGCTCGCCACAGCCCGCACGATGCTGGCCGAAGAGGGCAGCACGGAGAGCTTGACCATGGACGGGCTGGCCGAGAGGGCCGGCCTGGGCAAGGGAACGGTCTTCCGTCGTTTCGGCACCCGCGCGGGGATCTTCCGGGCGTTGCTCGAAGACGATGAGGTGGCCTTCCAGGAACGGGTGCTCGCCGGACCGCCGCCGTTGGGACCCGGCGCCGCGCCTTTGGATCGCCTGATCGCCTATGGTCAGGCACGGATCGCGTTCATGCTGGATCACCACGAGATCGCCCGAGGCACGCTCGACGGCAGTCAGCCTGTGCCGGCCGGCACCGAGTCGCCGATGTCCCGTACACACATCCGCGTGCTGCTGGGGCAGTTGCACCTCGAGGGCGCCGACCTCGACATGCTCGCCATCCAGCTCACCGCCGCACTCGACGGCCCCCTGCTGCTCTACATGACGGCCTCGGACCTCACCGAACGGGCTGAGATCGACGAACGTATGGTCCGGGCCTGGCGGGACATCATCCAGCGGATTTGCGGCGCCTAGGCGTACCGAGCCTCACACGTTGGGTTCCACCTCGTGGTGGCCATTGTCGTATCGGCCGAGGCGCGGACTTCCCCCGGCTTTCTGGTGTGCCGCCGCTGGCGTGGACGACCAGGGCGGTGACAACTGGCCGCCCCGGTATTGAGTCCCGGCTATCACCAGTACGCGGAATGGCCATCCAGCGCACCTTGGTCGCGAGACTGGGTCTGTGCCCGCCAGGACTATGACTGCGGACGCCTGCGGGATCGGGGTCTCGGCGACCGATGCGCCGGCGGGTACCTGCGGAGCAGGACCTGGCCCGACCCCCAGTGCTCACA from Catenulispora sp. MAP5-51 includes these protein-coding regions:
- a CDS encoding TetR/AcrR family transcriptional regulator translates to MEGPVLPLAAPRAERADAVRNRRHLLATARTMLAEEGSTESLTMDGLAERAGLGKGTVFRRFGTRAGIFRALLEDDEVAFQERVLAGPPPLGPGAAPLDRLIAYGQARIAFMLDHHEIARGTLDGSQPVPAGTESPMSRTHIRVLLGQLHLEGADLDMLAIQLTAALDGPLLLYMTASDLTERAEIDERMVRAWRDIIQRICGA